One Hydractinia symbiolongicarpus strain clone_291-10 chromosome 7, HSymV2.1, whole genome shotgun sequence genomic window, ttttctattattttataattatattaCAATTTAACGATTCATTATTCGTTTTTCAAATCTACAAATATTCTTTGATACAATAATTTCAATAACTTGCAAAGAAGTTGATTAATTTCTGATTAAATCATAGCATGGATTAcccaccgttaaaaagattAAGAAGCCGGGGGACACAATGTGGTGTCAATAGTGTTAGTCATGACAAGTCTACGCAATTTGGACCTTCTCATAACAGTTATGATCGTTTTATCCGCTCATCCGATAAAACAGCATTTACAACACACAAATACTTAATCACAAACATCACGAATACCAAAGAGAATGCCTTATCGTGGTGTTTTGATAACAATTTGTTaatcaaacaaagaaaatgcGATAAATGTAACAATGACATGATCTTGTctaagtgcaaaagttcagatGGAATTAGATGGCGTTGCCAAAAGAATGGTCATTTTGTTGAAACGTCAATTCGCAAAGGTAGCTGGTTTGAAAAGTCTAATTTGACGATAGAAGAGGTGATTGAAATGACGTATTGGTGGACCACTGGTATCGATCAAAATCAAATAGCCAAACAAATGTGCATATCAAGTTCTACTGCTGTTGACTGGGATATGTTTTGCCGAGAAACGTGTGAAGTATTACTCTTCCAAAATTCATCAAAGATTGGCGGTAAAGGTGTACGAGTTCAAATTGACGAAAGTAAGTTTGGAAAGCGTAAATACCACAGGGGCCATCGTGTAGATGGACAGTGGGTTTTTGGTGGTATAGAAGAAGAATCGCGAAAGAACTTTCTTGTAGCGGTAGaaaagagagacagagagacgcTGATacctataataaaaaattggatCCTGCCTGGTACAACTATAGTTTCAGATTTTTGGAAACCATATGATATTTTAAGTGAATTAGATTTTGAACATTTAAAAGTTAACCACTCAGTTGAATTTGTTAACTGTAACGGAGATCatacaaataaaattgaagGACACTGGAGGCAAGTTAAATCAACATTACCATCATTTGGAGTAAAAAAATCCCACTTTTCATCTTACATGGCGGAATTTATGTGGAGATATGCTAACAAGGATCAAGATTTATTTTCgaaattcatttgcgacttaTCTTCTGTGTATTTGTCGGATGAAATTTTCGCATTTTCATAATTTATTTTCGGATTTTTTCAATGGATTCCTAATTTCAATTACAAgataaaaagtttttcaaaaattttgttgcaattttaaaaaaagcctttttCTTCGTTCTTATTATTTAACTTTAAAGATTTCCATTTGAGTTTAGATACATTTCCACTCAAGAACAGACGGATAGAAGAATTGAAATTTTTCGTTCTGTACAAACTGATATTTGAAATCAATTCGACTGTCCTTGCAGATATATTTTAATCTTGAATTTGacaagaacaaaaaatattaactatAAATTCTATGCGGGAATCcttttaaacaatttatcaCCAGGCTATTATTGTGTATTTAATTTGCAgtaaatatgaaattttaaaattttaaaatgttttatccaCCTACTAGGATTTATAGATTTATATAATTATCGTTGGTCGTTGGCCGTTGGCTCGTAACCATTTGTTGCTCGTAACCGTTTCGTTGGTAGTTGGTCGTTGGACCataacaaatactttttccTAATTGTCATCGTTGGTCGTTGGTCGTTGGCCGTTGGATgataacaaatactttttccTGATTGTCATCGTTGGTCGTTGGTCGTTGGCCGTTGGATgataacaaatactttttccTGATTGTCATCGTTGGTCGTTGGTCGTTGGCCATTGGATGATAACAATTACTTTTTCTTGATTGTCATCGTTGGTCGTTGGTCGTTGGCCATTGGATgataacaaatactttttcttgATTGTCGTCGTTGGTCGTTGAATGATAACAAatacttagataaataattttaaataatatgatAGTTGGTCGTTGGTTATTTGCATTACTGTCTTCTGCTGTAAAGGGGAAATTCTAAAACCGCTCCGTTTGCTCTGGTTATCTACcaatatataagtgttgatattgGCAATTTGTGTTTCGTTCTTAAAAAACTAACTGAATAATGAGATCATCAGTTGATTTCTACCGTCATTGGAGTTTTTGGCCCCGTCCTAGCACGGACTAATCAATAACTCCTCGTGATAGTGGGCCATACCTTGGTTTAGGTATTCTCATCAGTTAgtaaaaacagttttattttttcaacttacCGTTCTTATTGTCGTGCAACGGAAACAAATTTAAAGGATCGTTTTGATTCATGATCCGTATGTATATCGTGCGTGTGTATATCTTGCGTATGTATGTCTTGCTACGACAACTACTCCAGTGAAAAGAGGTCGATTATAAGACATGTGTAGCCGTATATAGTTAAAGGGCGGTTTAAACGGGCCGTTGTCGACTGTTGTtcgtgtttttcaaaaatgcgcAATGTGAGTATTATTTGTTGCCATAGCGATATGGGTTATAATCAATTTAAGAGAccggttaaaattttgtactcaGGTCTCTTTTATAAGTTAAACACAATTTAGGATTTTAGTACGGCTAATTTCAGAGTTGGACTTGGGTAAAGGTGTCCATGCGCTACGTTTTGTTGAAGATTTGTGTAAACAGGCTGTTCTACAGTATAAATTTGTTTGATATTTTGAGGCACAATGTAGGTGCAtattgttgctatggtaataTGAATTTTAGTTGGTTTGAAAAACTGTTTAGGTGTCAAGTGTCGTTTAGAAGTTGATTTAGGCACATAATTACTTGTCTCTATGTTGTTGGATGACCGTGGTAACAGACTGTTATTAAACGCCGTTCAATTCGAcgaattgtaaatattttttcatatcaCGAGTACAATGGGTTGCTATGGTGATGTGGATTTCTCTTCTTCTTGAGAGAGTTGGTATATTGTGCTCATGTCACGATGTTGTTGTATTTTGTGTTTGAGAATAAACGGTACCTTTGTTCGTTACACTTCTTCATTAAATGACGGAACAAGTTAGTTCCCAGTATCTTTTCATTGAAGGTATTGTGATGTTGTGTTTTATAACGGCGCATATCCAGTTTCCCTGTTATAACAGAGTGGGTAATGGGGGAAGAGAGTTGCtgttatataaagaaagttacgcttataaaaaatctatttatAGGTGGAACTGGCTGGTCAGTCAGAGGGATGATttcctttgtttacattttgtgtaaatttctcttttttcctgtagctatatatagctatagcatCATCTGCATGGCAGAAAAAATAGCGAATGTTGGTTAAAGCGTTATTTTCAGTCCATTACTTTAGTGAATTCAAATGAATTAAAAGGCATCGATTTACACTTAACAGCCTTTCTAATCCACGTCCTGCACAAGGCAAAATGCCGAGGGGGGAATGTCGAGGtgatttgaaaaatacaagctCACATCGGCAAAATTTTGCTGAATAGAGTATTTATAGAATCCTTCAATTGCATTGATTCTATCGTAAATATATAGAAAGTATAGATATAGAAAGGCAATAGAAAATATTCCTTACATGTAGGAATTAATGAAGATCATAAAAAGGTTGCTGAGCATTTTGCTTATTTAACCTAAATAAAATTAGAGTAGTTTAAATGTGAACAAGCTGGTGTGGAAAAGGAAAGTTTGAATTTAAAAGGTAATTTGCTGATTTCAgacaaaaagttgaaaaaaaatgtcactGTTTTTGTCAACATGaaattagatagatagatagatatgtatattttacatggtcAGCCTCATAAATattaagggatataccctgtcaatTATTTCCAGGAAGGTCCATGGCTTAGAtaaagagtcctagagtatttaatgctcattttgagctacgcagacccaattagggcccgtaACAGACAACTCTTAGCAAAATCCAACGGCCCAATTTCCCTCACGTGGCTTgagttaacccggggctatagtAACATCCAGCCCATGTTGAATTATGGTCAAGAGGAATTAAACCCCAGTCTCCctcacagagtacgagagctatattACTCTACGGCATCACAAAGTGGATTGCTAAGGCgaatcataaaaacaaaaattcacattttttgctgacgtgaaATGCAGGCCTCGCCAGGAATgacgtgcgatcgcacgcgcacacgCCCACACGCCATGTTTAAATGTTCCTGTGCAATCTTTGCACgccaaaaaaacactaaatacctcAGGCGTGCGCTAATCgcacaccaaaataaataatgttctgTTCAATGAAGGAGCACAGGAATAATATAAAGTGCCGATcgcgagtaaagctacacatctttGAGAGTACGAGTACAAATAAATGTGAGTAAAATAATTCAGAGTGAGAGTACAATGCGAGtgcgagtaaaataaataagagtaatcaataattaaactactcgcaagtaaatctttaaaaaaatatatcatgttactcgcgagttatactaaagaaaaaaaaagacattaattttaattcactattttttttttaatttagttgctcttttgaaattaataaataaactttaaagttcaacttttccgtcttttacttctttaaatgctttcgctactttcgttatatgaaatcacttccagcaGGTTATTTCGCagaaatcacttccagcatgttctttcgcaaGCACAGAGTCAAcatgatatctaattatagttatggtgatcaatcgccacatgcagactttgctttctgaatatttttcaacaatcaTTGCTTTACAACTCAGACAACAATCTGTATAGTTAAAACATCGCCATAGAAACAGGACGTCACAAagcttgttattgttttgtttagggGGGAATGTTTTAAGATCGaagcaacaataataacatgagggatttttttataaaaaaacagtttatatttaatgatatatttttttgaaaaatataaaaataaaaaatatttacaaaaaagttattaactgaAACAGTTTTATGACTGTAACTtgcatgttttataatttttcttcgtTCTGTTGCTAcgttgtatactttttttttcaaaaataatgaataatgaacgCATCGCACATTTTAGTTTCGTCGCAACAAAATTAcctgcttttttaaaacatggcaaaattagtgttgctgtatgcgagttctatgattattcgaaaaaaaaaatggaacaaaaatgAGCACACGCCATCGCACGCCATTGAAAATTATGCCGTGCGAACAACGCACGCCTCAAAATTATTAAGAAGTATCATGACGTGCGAAGCTCGCACGCCGGCATTTTTCTTCCTGACGAGGCATGAAATGGGTAAGTACCGACacaaaaaagtataataaagATTTGAGTTGGCAGAAAATTGtcaatgtgaaaaaaaattaattagaaAGGCTGCTCAATAATAGTTCAGAACTCAAACGATGAATGCTGTTAAAAGAAATCAACAGGAAAAGACCTCTCTTTAGTAAGGCGGACTTCACAAATTATGTGGTGTTAGAGTCACCTGACTGAGTTGAGCGAACTTGAATGACAAAAAACATTCTATATGCTTGTTGTATCTGCTCAGCCAGTATCCCCCATTATTATTGTACTTCGCTTTAAAATTGTGAGTGCCAAGGGTCCTGAGAACTAGTTTAAAATAGCATGCAAAAGCTGCAATAAACTAGGTGCACAAGATCTCATTATATAAATGTTGGTGTAATGGTGGGCATTTATGTCTGGATAGTTTGAcacaatatttttcaaattttgagttTTCATTCACCAATCAACAGACCAATCCTattttaaaggttacctcccgtgaaaaatcaagttgagctcatatgaaagagcttgaaaggttgtAACCTTTAAATGACTTTAACACCATGTATTTTTGATACCCGTCTAAGCTGTTTTGTATAATACCCCTTGTGGAACAACTTAATCTGTACCAACTTTCTTACCAAGAAAGTTATTTCCtggtttttttttccaaaagaaaataaagtattTGAGAAAGTCCTTACATTCACTTCttaggggtcatctacaaatttcgtatgacATTTTATACGagtatatacgaatttaattgcttataatttgtataaaaatcgtatacaattcATATAGTGTTAATTAgttatacgattttttaaaattcctaTACGAATTtttacgattttcatacgaattattaAGATTTTCCAATACGAATTGTGATACGAATTTTTAAACGAATggtcatacgaatttaattttcaatataATTTCTTCAAAGAAATCTAACTTTTCGCTATGCAACTAGCCTTTATATAAACATTAACAATTTCTAAACGCCGTTCTTATTACTTCAAATGATTAGAACTTACAAACAACCATCTTTAAATGCTGTTCGTGTGAATTTCGAAGGATTGGTACtttaaacaaaatgatttaaacttgaaatgcgaaattaaataattatctctcgccgcttttcgttcttaaactttaaaaacatgatCTAacgaagcatttctatcgccattcttcgtttttaaatttctaaaacgtgatttaaaaaagtatttctatcgctgcttttcgttcttaaacttttaaaacatgatctaacgaagcatttctattgccgctattcgtttttaaatttttaaaacgcgatctaaaaaagcatttctttcGCCACTTTTCATTCTTAAATAAATCaagaatcttttgtttattacgcacAAGTTAACGACTTAAACTCAaaagataataaataaaaaaaaaataaacaagagaaaaaaaaactcttatacgaatttaataaaatctcgaacaaattttttttgaaaaaacaaacatacacatctaaataaaaacttacgaatttttgttttaatttaaatctgatacgaatttaactcatatgaatttttttaaactcatacgaatttaatttaaaactcatacaaatttttttaaaaaaactcgtaCGTATTTAATTTAGAACTCGTAcgaattttatatgattttagaaaactttcatacgaatttaattactgtatggcaaaagaaaattcgtatagcatatacaaatttttttaatacgaattgctacgaattttgtagatgaccccttaaaatatttaaaggaaTGGAACATAAAAAACTAatagaaattcaaaatttttactTCTAACCTGATGGATTTTGCTATCGTGTATACCACTTACTGGGTGCAATTGTGACAAGAGCCGTGATTGCGGAATTCCAAGTTTAGCTGTTTTCCCTGACTGTCAAAAGGAgctcaaaaataaacaagtaaCATCATAGCGACATCAGGAATTTATATATCATGCTTTATCCCTAACTGactttagtttttttgctgtgCTTAATCTTATTTTGGTAAATTTAAAGAGTTATTCTAAAATTGTGGAAATAATcatgaaattttttaataagggtGTTCCTGGAAATATCCTTGATTTACATCCTCCTGGTGCCCTCTTACACCTTATGAATCTGGGAAAAATACAGACCATTTCTATATCACAAACAAATATGGCTggcttttttgttttgaatacATTGTTGTCATATACGTTTAAAAGGTGTTAGTCAGACAAAAGAACCAGAGGAAATCCTAATTTACTGTTTGTATTTGGTACCACCAAACAAGGGATATAAAACCCTAAAAATCTATAGTTATACTGTATGTATTATCTGTTTTTGCTTACTCTATATGCTTATCACTTCAAGCAATATATAAGTTCTAACCTTTGTCTAGTTAGACTTGTAGTGCACTCCCGTCTGCACATGTCATATCTGCTATTTATAGTGATATAATATACTACCTGATCTTTTTCAGTGTTagagatataaataaaaatgtcatCAGATACAACTTTTGATGCAGATTTGAAGAAAGCTTTTCAAGAGCTTCAAGCTAAAGTTATAACAACAACACAACAAGTAAAATTAGCAGAAGCGCAGATGGCTCAACTGAGTAGGAACATAACTCATGCAAAGTTGACAGATCAGGAACTCTCTTCTTTGCCTGAAAATACAAGGACATACCAAGCTGTAGGACGCATGTTTTTGTTAGAACCCATTGATCAAGTACGTTctgatttaaaaaagaaaattggagatggtgaagcaaaaataaaaacaattgaaCAAAATAAAGAGTACTTGCAAAAGAGTGTAAAAGATCATGAAAATAGCATCCGAGAAATGTTATCAGCAAGACGTTGAAAAACTTGAAATATATATTTCACAAGAATAAATCATATATGAAAAGTTGTAAATgcatgttgttttctttttttacactacctaagaattttgtatatttccaatttttatttacaattttcaaGAAGCGCGCATCTGAAATAATGTCTGGCATACACAAAGAAATTAGCCACAAGAATAATTATGCCTTCTCCACCTATACTGCAAATTGGCCATTCATCGAGcaggagacccagcataattttccTTACCAGCATGAAATCAgaatagttaaggtgggaaaaattacgtttggactcaaacaatttttctgcGGTCAGAATACTGACAGCGCTTTTTCattggttaattctattgttctttgctcacataGTCAATCCTTTGTtaacaaatatatttatttctaaGATGTGACCATGTCGACTTAATGCTTATTGGTTGATTGTAATTTGGGGTTTGCTATGAGGTTGATTTGGATTTCAGGGTTTTTctctgacatttgtttgcgtctaagcttttcTTTTGGAGAAATTAAATTAGATATCcttgaagaaagcttagtttACTAGGCTACCCTTCATCCCAAGCTTCATGTGCaacaagatttaaaaaaattctttacttTTCGATTTTCTTTTCTACATTTactatacaaaattttaaaattattattattatcattattctactgttttcaaattttgttgaaaatgaatgtTCAATGATCACTTTCACAGGCCTTCATCCATGGCTATTACCTTTAGGTAGGATTGTTCTTTTACTAAAAATGTTTCATAATATATGCTTTATGCatgcaaaaaataacattaacaACATCGACTGTAATAAATTTGCTTATTTGTAGTTATAAAATACTCCTTAAGGTGGAAGTGACCCTTTTTAGCTGTCCATACAACTGCATTATTTACTTAGTAACTCTTAGTAACTAATTAgtgattttattattaatttgaaaaaagagTTACTGCTACTGTAAAAAACTTTGCAAGAGCCTTTTAAACAGAACtgttttaagaaattaaaatgTGTGCATAGCCCTATCtgccaaattattttttacttttttaccgaAGCTTGTGTTTCTCAGAGTTTCGAGTTTCTTATAATTTTTGTATATGTTACAGTGCATAGCTTCTTTCCTGGGTTTTGATGTAATCTTACAAAATGAAATGTATAATCCTTGGAAATTTAttcttcttaaaatatttttgttttctgattTTATAGAGTCTTCATCACTATGGAAGTTCAATGTTGCTTGATTATTTATATCATGCAAGACCTAGAAAAGTCATGTTTCTCGGTCCATCTGATAACGTTCTGGCGCGAACTATTGCAGCGATATCTGGTTTAAAACGCTTTAACGTCATGCAGGTACAGTTAATTATAAGCaagataaaaaatttatgcCTTGGTCAATTACTATTCTTACacagtttacattttttatatagtaTTTATGTAGTATTACAcaagaatttgtttttatatagcattttaaaattatatgtgagaaaatattagtaccaacaaATGAAAAACGGGATGGATGTTAGCCAGATTAAACAAAACATAATTCTTctggaaaaaaaacaaataatctgTTTGATACACATTTCTTGAGAAGAAGAGTCATTTATTGTTGCTCACATGCAAATGTTTTTAGTGAATCTGAGTCAGGATATATGCCGAAACAGCATGTAGTGCTAGATTGATATTTGATGTGAATACACTTGTCCTTCTTAGCAAGAATTATATATACCATTGTGGTATTTTTTTAAAGGGGGGGAtggattttttgttttagttctTGTGTGTAACATGGgccttaaaaaccttttttaattaattctctGTCACTCTGGTTTTCTGGTTTTCTGTCACATGGTTTtggtataataataaaaaggaaGTTCTTCAGGTTGATCCTTTcagtaaattaattttaaatatacaaaaaattaaccatcaaaatgacttattcaccaATTTGACATTAGCGCCTAATTTTGAATTCAGTGTGCAGTTAAGGGTCAAGTACAAAGTTAGTGTACACAGGAATCTGTGTTGCTGGAAAGTGATTTTGATGTAACACTTTGGTTTATTTTGTGATTGCATACAGGATGGGACACAATGTGCTGTTgttaaatgttttaatattaaGAAACTTGACTAGTTGTTGAGTTCAGAATGTGATgtacatttttggaaaaaagaGTTCCCCACTATTTTAGTTGTATTGTTTTTCTAAACCTAAATTATACCAAGATCGAAGACAGACAACACTAACATAAGCTTTCTGATAAATACAAGTCAAATGTTTTAAGATAAGCCTTGTAAAACAGTAATTTACACAAATTTATTGAATTGTGTAATTGAGTGTAGATCAATAGCCAGCTTAAA contains:
- the LOC130649393 gene encoding prefoldin subunit 1-like codes for the protein MSSDTTFDADLKKAFQELQAKVITTTQQVKLAEAQMAQLSRNITHAKLTDQELSSLPENTRTYQAVGRMFLLEPIDQVRSDLKKKIGDGEAKIKTIEQNKEYLQKSVKDHENSIREMLSARR